The sequence below is a genomic window from Coffea arabica cultivar ET-39 chromosome 4c, Coffea Arabica ET-39 HiFi, whole genome shotgun sequence.
AAAGCATTACTCTTTCCACCGGGAAATCCTTTGCTTTCTGCACCTTTGCATCAATAACATAATTTTCCAAATCAGCCAATGTACCACGAAATTTTACAGAGTCAGGAAATTTCCCAGTGTATCTGCCTGACACAAGTAATGGACTTTCGGACACCAGGTCTGGCAGCTGAAATGGATATAACTGCAATGAGGAGAGATATAGTCACATTAGAACTGAAGAAAAGACAAACACATTACTGAGGAAAAGTACCAAAAGGAGAAATCAGATTGTTCAGCATAAACTTTAAAATATTGGTGGTAAATAgatcaagaagaaaaaatatCCAATTGTAATGAGTTCTGATATGTAACTTGTGCAACTAATACCACTGTATGCCTAGAAAAATATCAGGTTCAGCTTACCTCAAGTGAATCAAGCTGTTCAAGACAATCAATGGTTAAATCTGCAAGAATGACTGATGATGCTTGATCAAATAGTCTTTCCAACCGAAAGTCAATTGAATCTGGCCACATGAAATTGATGATAAAACATAAGATCttgaatatttgatttatatgtTTTCAATAACTTTGAGATTAATGGTAAATGAAACTTGCATTATACCATGGTTgaaaaatgtaaataaaatttaactCCAAAGTAACAACAGCACTTAAGAACTCAAATGATGATAAAGTAGATCATCCCATAAGAAGCAGATGGGCTGAAATCTCTTTCCTGTTTACTTCCACACCATTTGTCTAAAAAGAGCAAAGATCATCCATAAGCAAATGCTAAAACAAGGCAAAACATCCCTAACATGGTCAGCTCAAATAGAGCAACTCACCCATGTCATATGCAGCATCATAATAACCTCTCCCTATTTCGGCAAGCACTTGCAAGAAGTAGTGGTTACAATATGAACCTGAAGAGCGAAAAACCAATGAAGTATTACATGTTGAAATTGTCAAATAACATGGTTCAGAGACGAATGTTCAGACAAAAACATAAGAGGAGATCTTTTGAATACCCCATGAGCCACCAAGATTAAAATCACAAAGATGCAACTCAATCATTTGTCATCTAAATATGAAAATGAGTAATATGGTAATAACAAGGATCAAATGTCTGAATGAACCACTGCACAATGCAGCACCACACGTACAGATGATTTTACATGATCAATGATGTGAACAAAAAGCTTGTGATTGTAGAAGAGATGCTTATTTATGTGCCACACTTGGTTAGAGAGAAAGTCTTGCAGGGTTTGAAAGAACATAAAGACGCTTCTTTGTTTAATCTGAGGCATGTTCTATTCGAAGGGATTAGAATAAAATTGTCAACAACAAAGAAAATCAGGTAGAACTATATGGCAATGCACCTACCAATTGCCAATGTGTTAATTCGAGGAGAATTAAAGCCTCCCTCCATGGCTTGATGTTTCACGATAGCACAAATATCTCGCTCATCTTCAACACTCCCATCAGTAATGAGAAATATAAGGGAAATCAAATCGCCAGCTTTCGACATCATCTTTAGTGCCTAAAATAAGTAAGCTATAAAGGTAAATGCACATTTTGACTGGAATACTATAGCATGTGTTCACTTCAGGAAACCCAAAAACtcaagagatgaaaaaattgcAAACAATGAAAAAATTAACCAATTCCGAAGATGTACTCTGCAAGTAAGAAATCTCAACAACCATCTCAGACACATACCCTACTGTAGGGATTGAAATATATTAAGacatgatatatgtgagattgTTCAAACAATGACAATCAAAGTACATAGGTAACCCAGACGATACATGCTAGATCAGAATATCAAAGGCACATATTTTATAGGGCAAAGGCACTGTTAGAGGATGAAATTGTTAGCTAAGTCCACAATTGTGCTCTGCTggtaaaaattttaaatctgtGTCAAAGGATGTTCATGGAGGGAATCAAGTGTACTGCAAAATAAGCTATTGTGACCCATGGTTTTGTTTTAATTGCATCAGGCTGTCATGTAGCAACAGTTAACTTACTAGGCGAAAAAGCCCAAGATTAGTTTGTTTCCTGTATCATCTCTTGAAATGAAAATTTCAGCAAATGTAgtcaaataaaaacaaaaattacatatataaatTCATGACCAAGTTCTTTAACTACCTGACTTAGGGGAAGTGAAATATTTGTACTGCCATCTGCTACAACATTATTAGCAATCCATTGACTAGCATTTTCAATCACCTCCTTGGTTGCCAGCTCCATGGACGATGAAAACAATAAGCTAAGACCATTAAAAGCAATAATGTTAAAACTGTCTGCTGGGTTTAGCTTGGACAGTGCGGTTAGCACTGCAGCTTTGACTTTATCCAGAGGGTCTCCTCTCATGCTCGCACTTATGTCAACTACAAATATGACTTCCTTTCTGAAAACCtgcaaaatcagaaaaaaggtAATGAAGAGAGGGCAACCACATGTGCCATGAAATATAAAGATGGAGGATGACAGGCACAAAAGCTATTACACCAGATAGTAAGGGGAGGGATGTATTCCTGTTACAAAACTAAGCACCATTTTAAGCAGAAAAAGTTAAGTCTGGCATATTCTACCTCGGACTAGATAAACTGAGGCTCCCTAAACTAGCAACAAAGCTGAAGGGTAGAAGACCATGAGCAACTCATTCAAAACAAACACTGTCTACACGCAAATATAAATGCCCGTCTATATCCACAgtaagggaaaaaaattaagcATCCCCTAATAAGCAAAACTTTGAAAGTCGCATATTCTAATGGAGTGGCATAAGAACAAAGTTTATCTGAAACCAAACTCAggaaaagcaaacaaaagtataTGTCCTGCATGATGAAGGAAGAGAGTTAATATCATCTGGTATTCTATAAATAGCAACTGCCTGCCACATTTTCTAGCTTTTGACATCAAAGTCGGACCTTCAGAAGTGAAGAATTTGGGCCATTTAACTAAATACCCTTGCAGACTACATATAGGTGAAAGTAGGAAAATAACGTTCTGGGAATACGAGGCCAAACAAAAAGCATTATTCTGCAAACATGAACATGAAATGTAAAAGACTTGCCTAAAAGAAAAAACTGTTACCTGACCGAAGCATTTATGGAGAAAGGACATATAAACTATGAGAAGATCAACTGTCTAACCTTCCTGTTATTAGTATTTCCAGGGTACAGATAAAAGCAAAACATGTCTCTCTGGTCAAAGTCATGCAGAGGAGGTGACTGCAAGAGCACACCACCAACTATGTCATTTGAAGAAACCTGAAGCAGTCATCAGAAGAAATATACAAGTCATTTCATCACCAGGTTTCTGCATCtcaaacaatcaaactcacCATCATCCAAAGATCTGCTTAGGCAGAATCGATGCAATTAAACAGTCATATAAAACTCGTGATCAATGTTAAGTGGCTTACACTGTATATGAAACTGAAGTCATTTATTGACCACATAGAAGCTTCCCTCTCATATGAAAATTGTAGTTTTCCAGCTTGGCGACTTACTTGCTGTGAAGCAATTTGTTTGGGGAATTAAAATCACTTCAGTATATGATTTGAGtaattaaaatttagaaaacaTAGATACCTTTAAAGGATGGCTAGAACTTTTGCAGAAAATCTCCACCGCAATACCAGAGTTCACATTCAACAGTATCTTTTCAATTTTAGACACCTTCTTCCCAACAGGGGTGACGTACTGGGGAAAAGTGAACGGTATCTTGAGGCACAATTGATTATTTTGGCACAACAATTTCTGGGACCAACTGATCCTGACTGAAAGCGTACATCCTCCATCAACCTGAAAAATGCAACAGTAAATCCACAGTTACCCTTATTTAACAAATATTTAACTGAGAAGTTAAAAGCAGCAGAACGCAAAATCAATAACCAAATATAACTGAGTGTACACCTGAGGAATCTTCAAAGTATATATGTGGCCTTTCAACAAGAAGCCATCTTTAGCTTTATCTGCTTCTCTGTCTTCCTCCAATGTTGTCAATTGTGTAGAGTACGATCTCAGAGGGCATTCAACTTGAACACCTAGAATTGAACCCTGTTAGCCAAATGATGATACTTGAGAAAATTACGTTGGAGAAATTCAAAAACTGGCAGAAACACCATTTTGCAGGTTGAGCTAGTTGCAAAAAAATTAGCAGTAGAAAACATACAATAAAACAGAAACAACAGAAtacaaaattaagccacacacaaaTTTCCTCCACGATCTATCTAATCACACACATAT
It includes:
- the LOC113741502 gene encoding uncharacterized protein, which produces MADQFSKSVEFGLKLSKRIFYGKESSAPAPAVMERKSETNWPLLPTGPMVYAVISEPSMVDNPDIPSYQPYVHGRCEPPALIPLHMHGVAMEVDCYLDTAFITVTGTWRLHCVTASKSCDCRIAVPMGEKGSILGVQVECPLRSYSTQLTTLEEDREADKAKDGFLLKGHIYTLKIPQVDGGCTLSVRISWSQKLLCQNNQLCLKIPFTFPQYVTPVGKKVSKIEKILLNVNSGIAVEIFCKSSSHPLKQVSRQAGKLQFSYEREASMWSINDFSFIYSVSSNDIVGGVLLQSPPLHDFDQRDMFCFYLYPGNTNNRKVFRKEVIFVVDISASMRGDPLDKVKAAVLTALSKLNPADSFNIIAFNGLSLLFSSSMELATKEVIENASQWIANNVVADGSTNISLPLSQALKMMSKAGDLISLIFLITDGSVEDERDICAIVKHQAMEGGFNSPRINTLAIGSYCNHYFLQVLAEIGRGYYDAAYDMDSIDFRLERLFDQASSVILADLTIDCLEQLDSLELYPFQLPDLVSESPLLVSGRYTGKFPDSVKFRGTLADLENYVIDAKVQKAKDFPVERMCAKSQIDALTANAWLSEDKQLEEKVERMSLQTGVPSEYTNLVLLETKKEKQISESSGKKVIVLRRVGAGFGSLKATAENLPPETAEPKLHETSEMITKAARNLCGRMLDCCCCMCFIQFCSRLNDQCAVVLTQLCTALACFGCMNFCCEVCFSCDFCG